A region of Anolis sagrei isolate rAnoSag1 chromosome 2, rAnoSag1.mat, whole genome shotgun sequence DNA encodes the following proteins:
- the LOC132768932 gene encoding deoxycytidine kinase 2-like produces MSPPHKRLCLSPQGSLNDSFEKRLKKISIEGNIAAGKSTFVHLLEKYSDEWEVIPEPIAKWCNIQTTENEHQELSTSQKSGGNLLQMLYGKPTRWAYTFQTYACLSRVKAQLKPVSAKLHEAEHPVQFFERSVYSDRYVFASSLFESGDINETEWAIYQDWHAWFLNQFDSNLELDGIIYLRTTPEKCMERLLRRGREEEQGIELEYLENLHYKHEIWLHERTMKVDFNNLKDIPILVLDVNDDFKNDEIKQEHLLEKVKGFLTT; encoded by the exons ATGTCCCCGCCGCACAAGCGCCTCTGCCTCAGCCCCCAGGGCTCCCTCAACGACAGCTTCGAGAAGCGCCTCAAGAAGATCTCCATCGAGGGAAATATCG CTGCAGGGAAGTCTACCTTTGTCCATCTGCTAGAAAAATACAGCGATGAATGGGAAGTAATTCCTGAACCCATTGCCAAGTGGTGCAACATCCAGACAACTGAAAATGAACACCAA GAGCTTTCAACATCTCAGAAGAGTGGAGGAAATTTGCTTCAAATGTTGTATGGCAAGCCTACAAGATGGGCTTACACGTTCCAGACCTATGCCTGTTTGAGTCGAGTCAAAGCGCAATTAAAACCAGTTTCTGCAAAACTCCACGAAGCAGAACATCCTGTGCAGTTTTTTGAGAGATCGGTGTACAGCGATAG GTATGTATTTGCTTCCAGTTTATTTGAATCGGGAGACATCAATGAAACAGAATGGGCCATTTATCAGGACTGGCATGCATGGTTTCTGAACCAGTTTGACTCCAACCTGGAGCTAGATGGTATTATCTACCTGCGGACAACCCCTGAG aaGTGCATGGAGAGGCTGCTGCGTAGAGGCAGGGAAGAAGAACAAGGAATTGAGCTTGAATATCTAGAAAACCTCCACTATAAACATGAAATCTGGCTTCACGAGAGAACAATGAA GGTGGATTTCAACAACCTGAAAGATATCCCCATTCTGGTTCTAGATGTTAATGACGACTTCAAAAAtgatgaaataaaacaagaacactTGCTGGAAAAA GTGAAGGGTTTTTTGACAACTTAA